A single genomic interval of Daucus carota subsp. sativus chromosome 1, DH1 v3.0, whole genome shotgun sequence harbors:
- the LOC108227583 gene encoding GPN-loop GTPase QQT1, whose amino-acid sequence MVFGQVVIGPPGSGKTTYCNGMSQFLPLIGRKVAVINLDPANDSLPYDCAVNIEDLIKLSDVMNEHSLGPNGGLVYCMDYLAKNIDWLQSKLEPLLKDHYLLFDFPGQVELFFLHDNAKSVIMKLIKKLNLRLAAVHLIDSHLCTDPGKYVSALLLSLSTMLHLELPHINVLSKMDLIESYGKLGFNLDFYTDVEDLSYLQNLLAQDPRSAKYRKLTKALCDVIEDFSLVNFSTLDIQDKESVGNLVKQIDKCNGYIFAGIDASAAEFSKIAVGPVDFDYYRVAAVQEKYVKDDDNFDVDD is encoded by the exons ATGGTGTTTGGACAAGTAGTAATCGGACCACCTGGTTCCGGCAAGACTACTTATTGCAATGGCATGTCTCAGTTTCTTCCGCTTATTGGACG GAAGGTTGCTGTTATCAATCTGGATCCTGCAAATGATTCTTTACC ATATGATTGTGCGGTGAACATTGAGGATCTAATAAAACTCAGTGATGTGATGAATGAGCACTCTCTTGGCCCAAATGGAG GCCTTGTATATTGCATGGATTACTTAGCAAAAAACATTGATTGGTTGCAGTCCAAGTTGGAGCCGCTTCTAAAAG ATCACTATCTTCTTTTTGATTTTCCTGGTCAAGTAGAGCTATTTTTTCTTCATGACAATGCCAAGAGTGTCATCATGAAGCTCATAAAGAAGCTGAATCTTCGG CTGGCTGCAGTTCATTTGATTGATTCCCATCTTTGCACTGATCCTGGAAAGTACGTCAGTGCATTGCTTCTCTCCTTATCAACCATGCTACACTTGGAACTCCCACACATCAATGTTTTGTCGAAAATGGATCTTATTGAAAGCTATGGAAAGCTAG gttttaatcttgatttttataCGGATGTAGAAGATTTGTCCTATTTACAAAATCTACTCGCTCAGGATCCTCGATCTGCCAAGTACAG GAAGTTGACAAAGGCGCTGTGTGATGTGATAGAAGACTTTAGTCTCGTCAATTTTTCAACTTTGGACATTCAG GATAAAGAGAGCGTGGGAAATCTGGTTAAGCAGATTGACAAGTGCAATGGATATATATTTGCAGGCATAGATGCCAGTGCCGCAGAGTTCAGCAAAATTGCAGTTGGTCCTGTTGATTTTGATTATTACAG AGTTGCAGCAGTGCAGGAGAAGTACGTGAAGGATGATGATAATTTTGATGTTGATGACTAG
- the LOC108227596 gene encoding NAC domain-containing protein 60 codes for MGDHLTLPSPNPNPPPSLLPPGCRFFPSDQHLLSVYLTQKHAPRSSRDNSSIPDVIKEINLYDYEPFNLPDSICFRFGKGGRKRHYYCFVVARVRDEERRRGGGAGYWKRTGRVRDVVLGDVVIGTRRAFVFYLGDLGKGGARTDWFMYEYALVEPHLASFVLCRIFVKSRKSNTNTSERPLSSCAQDSVAKVRHIGIQHDGTVDLVPSESNMLGRNSPHRNNQVVRYPMELVRGSDNVVVGWPVDLQLGLSGHASARGMMADPLTAEQLTAILEDDFLELNDLLSPYPGID; via the exons ATGGGAGATCATCTCACTCTCCCCTCTCCAAACCCTAATCCCCCACCGTCTCTCCTCCCTCCCGGCTGCCGTTTCTTCCCCTCCGACCAGCATCTCCTCTCCGTCTACCTCACCCAGAAACACGCTCCGCGAAGCAGTCGCGACAATTCTTCAATCCCCGATGTGATCAAGGAGATCAATTTGTACGATTACGAGCCGTTCAATTTGCCTGATTCGATATGCTTTCGGTTCGGGAAAGGGGGGAGAAAGAGGCATTATTATTGCTTTGTGGTGGCTAGGGTTAGGGATGAGGAGAGGAGGAGAGGGGGAGGGGCTGGCTACTGGAAGAGGACTGGGAGGGTGAGGGATGTGGTGCTGGGGGATGTTGTGATCGGGACGCGGAGGGCTTTCGTGTTTTATTTGGGGGATTTGGGGAAAGGCGGGGCGAGGACAGATTGGTTTATGTATGAGTATGCCCTTGTTGAGCCCCATTTG GCTTCTTTCGTACTGTGCCGAATTTTTGTCAAGAGTCGTAAAAGTAATACTAACACATCTGAGCGCCCATTAAGTTCTTGCGCTCAAGATAGTGTTGCAAAAGTTCGACACATTGGCATCCAGCATGATGGCACGGTTGATTTGGTCCCTTCGGAATCTAACATGCTGGGAAGGAATTCTCCACATCGCAACAATCAAGTTGTGAGGTATCCAATGGAACTGGTTAGGGGTTCAGACAATGTAGTCGTTGGTTGGCCAGTGGATTTGCAG TTGGGATTATCTGGACATGCAAGTGCTAGAGGCATGATGGCTGATCCCTTGACTGCTGAGCAACTGACAGCCATTTTAGAAGATGATTTTCTGGAGTTGAATGATCTTCTTTCTCCGTATCCTGGCATTGACTAG